From Streptomyces sp. Edi4, one genomic window encodes:
- a CDS encoding NYN domain-containing protein, which yields MVEHASGAEPAAAADDGPAEVLDRPLPEAVRRRVVAFVSEAFGGLTVAELPGQLRQYARFTPTRRAKFAGNAMAAALEGEPVFRQRIGERLKEAQPELAGAVEAGSPPAAADPVDVAAVAYVLRPVGWVKLVAAAGEEAQRAFAERAEEEGRRELERLREELAEARALIKSENETLRAELLAARKEAESLQRKLRSAQSDVKRGEAALRKVVSEIDGAKAEAAAQVAAAESETRRLKTRLGEAEAGLEASRRAVREGRSVEDMRLRLLLDTVLEGAQGLRRELALPPASVRPADTVDAVAPGTMSPKDIAARALSETDPALLDQLLGLPQVHLLVDGYNVTKTGYPTMPLEKQRLRLLGGLSVLAAQTGAEVTCVFDGAELAAPVLLAPPRGVRVLFSKPGVTADELIRQLVRAEPSGRPVVVVSTDKEVADGVAKAGARPVASLLLLKRLSRV from the coding sequence ATTGTGGAGCATGCAAGCGGCGCTGAACCGGCCGCTGCGGCCGATGACGGCCCCGCCGAGGTGCTCGACCGCCCGCTGCCCGAAGCGGTGCGGCGCCGGGTCGTCGCCTTCGTCTCCGAGGCGTTCGGCGGCCTGACCGTCGCCGAACTGCCCGGACAGCTGCGCCAGTACGCCCGTTTCACGCCGACCAGGCGCGCCAAGTTCGCGGGCAACGCGATGGCCGCGGCCCTGGAGGGCGAGCCGGTGTTCCGCCAGCGCATCGGCGAACGCCTCAAGGAGGCGCAGCCCGAGCTCGCCGGCGCCGTCGAGGCCGGCTCGCCGCCCGCCGCCGCCGACCCGGTGGACGTGGCGGCCGTCGCCTATGTGCTGCGCCCGGTGGGCTGGGTCAAGCTGGTCGCGGCGGCCGGCGAGGAGGCCCAGCGGGCGTTCGCCGAACGGGCCGAGGAGGAGGGCCGGCGCGAGCTGGAGCGGCTGCGCGAAGAGCTCGCCGAGGCACGCGCCCTGATCAAGTCCGAGAACGAGACGCTGCGCGCGGAGCTGCTGGCCGCCCGCAAGGAGGCGGAATCGCTCCAGCGCAAACTCCGCAGCGCCCAGAGCGATGTGAAGCGTGGCGAGGCCGCCCTGCGCAAGGTCGTCTCCGAGATCGACGGGGCGAAGGCCGAGGCGGCCGCCCAGGTGGCCGCGGCCGAGAGCGAGACGCGGCGGCTCAAGACGCGCCTCGGTGAGGCGGAGGCGGGCCTTGAGGCGAGCCGGCGCGCGGTGCGAGAGGGCCGTTCGGTGGAGGACATGCGGCTGCGGCTGCTCCTGGACACCGTCCTGGAGGGCGCCCAGGGCCTGCGCCGTGAACTGGCCCTGCCCCCCGCCTCCGTACGCCCCGCCGACACCGTGGACGCGGTCGCGCCGGGCACCATGTCGCCCAAGGACATCGCGGCCCGCGCCCTGTCCGAGACCGACCCGGCCCTCCTGGACCAGCTGCTCGGGCTGCCCCAGGTGCATCTCCTGGTGGACGGGTACAACGTCACCAAGACCGGCTATCCGACGATGCCGTTGGAGAAGCAGCGGCTGCGCCTGCTCGGCGGGCTCTCCGTGCTCGCCGCCCAGACGGGCGCCGAGGTCACCTGTGTCTTCGACGGCGCGGAGCTGGCGGCTCCGGTGCTGCTCGCCCCGCCCAGGGGTGTGCGGGTGCTGTTCTCCAAGCCCGGGGTGACCGCCGACGAGCTGATCCGTCAGCTGGTGCGGGCCGAGCCGTCGGGGCGGCCGGTGGTGGTCGTCTCCACGGACAAGGAGGTCGCGGACGGCGTCGCCAAGGCGGGCGCGCGCCCGGTCGCCTCGCTGCTGCTCCTCAAGCGGCTTTCACGGGTCTGA
- a CDS encoding rhomboid family intramembrane serine protease — protein sequence MIRWRGAAIVRGAVRGPTVTYGLIAACCLLFALSPVSGLNPGYGTGDAILSAQSDYFARWGVVPDELTAGRPHALLTPLTALFVHGSWLHLLGNMLFLYVFGAMAEERVGRIEFALFYLLAGYLALLGYAVAHADSDQTLVGASGAISAVLGAFLYLFPRARVTSVFPFLLFLPLRFPAWIVLVFWFALQWLAIRGASSGPGVAYLAHLVGFGLGFLYAWGRFRGTDRVQPRKPVKPAGPAATEGESQP from the coding sequence ATGATCAGGTGGCGGGGAGCGGCGATCGTCAGGGGCGCGGTACGGGGCCCGACCGTGACGTACGGGCTGATCGCCGCGTGCTGCCTGCTCTTCGCGCTGAGCCCGGTCTCCGGCCTGAACCCGGGCTACGGCACCGGCGACGCGATCCTGAGCGCCCAGAGCGACTACTTCGCACGCTGGGGCGTCGTACCGGACGAATTGACGGCGGGGCGCCCGCACGCCCTGCTCACGCCCCTCACCGCGCTGTTCGTCCACGGCAGCTGGCTGCACCTGCTGGGCAACATGCTGTTCCTGTACGTGTTCGGCGCGATGGCCGAGGAGCGCGTGGGCCGGATCGAGTTCGCCCTGTTCTACCTCCTGGCGGGCTATCTGGCCCTGCTCGGGTACGCGGTGGCGCACGCGGATTCCGATCAGACGCTGGTGGGGGCGTCCGGGGCGATCTCGGCGGTACTCGGCGCGTTCCTCTACCTCTTCCCCCGGGCCCGGGTGACCAGCGTCTTCCCCTTCCTGCTCTTCCTTCCCCTGCGGTTTCCCGCGTGGATCGTGCTCGTCTTCTGGTTCGCTTTGCAGTGGCTGGCGATCCGGGGCGCGTCGTCCGGGCCCGGGGTCGCCTATCTCGCCCATCTCGTCGGCTTCGGCCTGGGCTTCCTGTACGCGTGGGGCCGTTTCCGGGGGACGGATAGAGTGCAACCCCGAAAGCCCGTGAAGCCCGCGGGTCCGGCCGCCACCGAGGGAGAAAGCCAGCCGTGA
- a CDS encoding Lrp/AsnC ligand binding domain-containing protein gives MITAIVLIKTSVDRIPEIAESIAALDSVSEVYSVTGTYDLIALVRVARHDDLADVIPGRISKIPGVEGTDTHVAFRTYSQHDLEAAFAIGLDA, from the coding sequence GTGATCACCGCGATCGTGCTCATCAAGACCAGCGTGGACCGGATTCCCGAGATCGCGGAGTCCATCGCGGCGCTGGACAGCGTCAGCGAGGTGTACTCGGTGACCGGTACGTACGATCTGATCGCGCTGGTCAGGGTGGCCCGCCACGACGACCTCGCGGATGTCATCCCCGGCCGCATCAGCAAGATCCCCGGGGTCGAGGGCACGGATACGCATGTGGCGTTCCGCACGTATTCCCAGCACGATCTGGAGGCGGCGTTCGCGATCGGCCTCGACGCGTAG
- a CDS encoding aminotransferase class V-fold PLP-dependent enzyme, with translation MSARPATAAHAPSASCASSAPEPAEHCCAAPLAVLGRDVTVPLVTGGEVVYAALDYAASAPALQRVWDDVAAYAPYYGSVHRGAGYLSQLSTDLFENSRVTVAEFLDCRPSDQVVFTRSTTDSLNLLARALPAGCQVFVFETEHHASLLPWQDARVTYLDAPRTPRQAVETLERALADRDPYGPALVCVTGASNVTGELWPVRELAAAAHAHGARIVLDAAQLAPHHPVSVRELDVDWVAFSGHKLYAPFGSGVLAGRADWLQEAEPYLAGGGASKRVARREDGGVHVEWHTTAARHEAGSPNVIGVYSIASACKALTEAGFDALVERERHLIAKVRAGLADVPEVRVLSLFGDDAPRVGVISFVVDGWNSSHFAAALSAEYGIGVRDGLFCAHPLVRTLLGSEPGDPGECGAPEAEPGERSLNAIRVSFGAGTPDEHVERFVRAVGELVRDGAAWQYHTEAGRCVPAT, from the coding sequence ATGTCCGCACGCCCCGCCACCGCCGCCCACGCGCCTTCCGCCTCCTGCGCCTCCTCGGCCCCCGAGCCCGCCGAGCACTGCTGCGCGGCGCCGCTCGCGGTGCTCGGCCGCGATGTCACCGTGCCGCTCGTCACCGGCGGCGAGGTCGTCTACGCGGCCCTCGACTACGCGGCCAGCGCGCCGGCCCTCCAGCGGGTCTGGGACGACGTCGCCGCGTACGCCCCCTACTACGGCAGCGTGCACCGAGGGGCCGGCTACCTCTCGCAGCTCTCCACCGACCTGTTCGAGAACAGCCGCGTGACGGTCGCGGAGTTCCTTGACTGCCGCCCCAGCGACCAGGTCGTCTTCACCCGCTCCACCACGGACTCGCTCAACCTGCTCGCCCGCGCGCTCCCCGCCGGCTGCCAGGTCTTCGTCTTCGAGACCGAGCACCACGCCTCGCTGCTGCCCTGGCAGGACGCGCGGGTGACGTATCTCGACGCGCCGCGCACCCCGCGCCAGGCCGTCGAGACGCTGGAGCGCGCGCTCGCCGACCGGGACCCCTACGGGCCCGCGCTCGTCTGCGTGACCGGCGCGTCCAACGTCACCGGTGAGCTGTGGCCGGTCAGGGAGCTCGCCGCCGCCGCGCACGCGCACGGGGCGCGCATCGTGCTCGACGCGGCCCAGCTCGCGCCCCATCACCCCGTCTCCGTACGGGAGTTGGACGTGGACTGGGTCGCCTTCTCCGGGCACAAGCTGTACGCGCCGTTCGGCTCGGGCGTGCTGGCGGGCCGGGCGGACTGGCTCCAGGAGGCGGAGCCGTACCTGGCGGGCGGCGGCGCCTCCAAGCGGGTCGCGCGGCGTGAGGACGGCGGGGTGCACGTCGAGTGGCACACCACGGCCGCGCGCCACGAGGCCGGCTCGCCCAATGTCATCGGCGTCTACTCCATCGCCTCCGCGTGCAAGGCGCTGACCGAGGCGGGGTTCGACGCGCTGGTCGAGCGGGAGCGGCACCTGATCGCGAAGGTCCGCGCGGGTCTGGCGGACGTCCCCGAGGTGCGGGTCCTGTCCCTCTTCGGGGACGACGCGCCCCGGGTCGGCGTCATCTCCTTCGTGGTCGACGGCTGGAACAGCTCGCACTTCGCGGCGGCGCTGTCGGCGGAGTACGGGATCGGGGTGCGCGACGGGCTCTTCTGCGCCCACCCGCTGGTGCGGACGCTGCTCGGCAGCGAGCCGGGGGACCCGGGGGAGTGCGGGGCGCCGGAGGCGGAGCCGGGGGAGCGCTCGCTGAACGCGATCCGGGTCAGCTTCGGCGCGGGGACGCCGGATGAGCATGTGGAGCGGTTTGTGCGGGCGGTGGGGGAGTTGGTCCGGGACGGGGCGGCGTGGCAGTACCACACGGAAGCGGGCCGCTGCGTCCCAGCCACCTGA
- the trpD gene encoding anthranilate phosphoribosyltransferase, with product MSAVTPTGGDTVAAHSWPGVLDSLLNGIDQSEDATAWAMDQIMSGEATNAQIAGFMVALRAKGETVAEITGLVRTMYEHAHLIEVPGPSVDIVGTGGDGAKTVNISTMSAIVVAGTGARVVKHGNRAASSSSGASDVLEKLGVDLGLSPKRVAQVAEEAGITMCFAVTFHPALRYVAAARRELGIRTTFNVLGPLTNPAKVRAQATGVADPRMAPIVAGVLAERGSSALVFRGDDGLDELTTTATSRVWVVRDGAVREERFDPRDVGIAITPIEALRGGDPSHNAEIVRRLLAGEQGPVRDAVLLNSAAALVALEPGEGPLAGQLGAAMARAAEAIDSGAAQRTLERWVAASNA from the coding sequence ATGAGCGCTGTTACCCCCACCGGAGGCGACACCGTGGCGGCCCACTCCTGGCCGGGTGTACTCGACTCGCTCCTGAACGGCATCGACCAGAGCGAGGACGCGACCGCCTGGGCGATGGACCAGATCATGAGCGGGGAGGCGACGAACGCGCAGATCGCGGGGTTCATGGTCGCGCTGCGCGCCAAGGGCGAGACGGTCGCCGAGATCACCGGTCTGGTACGCACCATGTACGAGCACGCCCATCTGATCGAGGTGCCGGGCCCCAGCGTCGACATCGTCGGCACCGGCGGCGACGGCGCCAAGACCGTCAACATCTCCACCATGTCGGCGATCGTCGTCGCCGGGACCGGCGCCAGGGTCGTCAAGCACGGCAACCGTGCGGCCTCCTCCTCCAGCGGCGCCTCCGACGTCCTGGAGAAGCTGGGGGTCGATCTCGGACTGTCCCCGAAGCGGGTGGCCCAGGTGGCGGAGGAGGCCGGCATCACCATGTGCTTCGCGGTGACGTTCCACCCCGCCCTGCGCTATGTGGCCGCCGCGCGCAGGGAGTTGGGCATCCGCACCACCTTCAATGTGCTGGGGCCGCTCACCAACCCCGCGAAGGTACGCGCCCAGGCCACCGGCGTCGCCGACCCGAGGATGGCGCCCATCGTGGCGGGCGTGCTGGCCGAGCGCGGCTCCAGCGCGCTGGTCTTCCGCGGGGACGACGGTCTGGACGAGCTCACCACCACGGCCACCTCGCGGGTGTGGGTGGTGCGCGACGGCGCCGTGCGCGAGGAGCGCTTCGACCCGCGCGACGTCGGCATCGCGATCACCCCGATCGAGGCGCTGCGCGGCGGGGACCCCTCGCACAACGCGGAGATCGTCCGCCGGCTCCTGGCCGGCGAACAGGGCCCGGTGCGCGACGCCGTCCTGCTGAACTCGGCGGCCGCGCTGGTCGCCCTCGAGCCGGGCGAAGGCCCGCTCGCCGGGCAGTTGGGCGCCGCGATGGCCCGGGCCGCCGAGGCCATCGACTCCGGGGCGGCGCAGCGCACGCTGGAGCGCTGGGTGGCCGCGAGCAACGCCTGA
- a CDS encoding cytochrome bc complex cytochrome b subunit, producing MSTTTDARREAPAGERIADWADGRLGIYSLAKANMRKIFPDHWSFMLGEICMYSFIIIILTGVYLTLFFHPSMNEVVYDGSYVPLQGMHMSEAFNSTMHISFDVRGGLLIRQIHHWAALIFLAGMFVHMMRVFFTGAFRKPREVNWLFGFLLFVLGMFTGFTGYSLPDDLLSGTGVRFMEGAILSVPVVGTYLSFFLFGGEFPGGDFVARFYSVHILLLPGIMLGLMVAHLILVFYHKHTQFAGPGRTNKNVVGMPLLPVYMAKAGGFFFLVFGVIAVVAAIASINPIWAIGPYRPDQVSTGAQPDWYMGFSEGLIRVMPGWEINLWGHTLVLGVFIPLVIFPLVLAAIAVYPFIESWVTGDKREHHIADRPRNAPTRTAFGVAWITWYMVLLIGGGNDLWATHFHLSINVITWFVRIAFFVAPVLAFIATKRICLGLQRRDAEKVLHGRESGIIKRLPHGEFVEIHEPLDAGARYKLTAHEQYKPLDLGPETDENGVTRKISRAQKLRAKLSKGYYGEGNQIPKPTAEEYEEITSGHGHH from the coding sequence ATGAGCACCACGACAGACGCACGGCGCGAAGCGCCCGCCGGTGAGCGGATCGCGGACTGGGCGGACGGCCGCCTCGGGATCTACTCCCTGGCCAAGGCCAACATGCGCAAGATCTTTCCGGACCACTGGTCCTTCATGCTCGGCGAGATCTGCATGTACAGCTTCATCATCATCATCCTCACGGGTGTGTATCTGACGCTGTTCTTCCACCCGAGCATGAACGAGGTCGTCTACGACGGCTCGTACGTGCCGCTCCAGGGCATGCACATGTCCGAGGCGTTCAACTCGACCATGCACATCAGCTTCGATGTGCGCGGTGGTCTGCTGATCCGGCAGATCCACCACTGGGCGGCGCTGATCTTCCTCGCCGGCATGTTCGTGCACATGATGCGCGTGTTCTTCACGGGCGCGTTCCGCAAGCCGCGCGAGGTCAACTGGCTCTTCGGCTTCCTGCTGTTCGTCCTCGGCATGTTCACCGGCTTCACCGGTTACTCGCTCCCGGACGACCTGCTGTCGGGCACCGGTGTCCGCTTCATGGAGGGCGCGATCCTGTCCGTGCCGGTCGTCGGCACGTACCTGTCGTTCTTCCTGTTCGGCGGGGAGTTCCCCGGCGGCGACTTCGTGGCCCGGTTCTACTCGGTCCACATCCTGCTGCTGCCGGGCATCATGCTGGGCCTGATGGTCGCCCACCTGATCCTGGTCTTCTACCACAAGCACACCCAGTTCGCGGGTCCGGGACGTACGAACAAGAACGTCGTCGGCATGCCGCTGCTCCCGGTGTACATGGCGAAGGCCGGCGGCTTCTTCTTCCTGGTCTTCGGCGTCATCGCGGTCGTCGCGGCGATCGCCTCGATCAACCCGATCTGGGCGATCGGCCCCTACCGGCCCGACCAGGTCTCCACCGGCGCCCAGCCCGACTGGTACATGGGCTTCTCCGAAGGCCTCATCCGTGTGATGCCGGGCTGGGAGATCAACCTGTGGGGCCACACGCTCGTCCTGGGCGTGTTCATCCCGCTGGTGATCTTCCCGCTGGTCCTCGCGGCCATCGCGGTCTACCCGTTCATCGAGTCCTGGGTCACCGGCGACAAGCGCGAGCACCACATCGCGGACCGGCCGCGCAACGCGCCGACGCGTACCGCGTTCGGTGTCGCGTGGATCACCTGGTACATGGTGCTGCTCATCGGTGGTGGAAACGACCTCTGGGCCACCCACTTCCACCTCTCGATCAACGTCATCACCTGGTTCGTGCGGATCGCGTTCTTCGTCGCTCCGGTCCTGGCCTTCATCGCCACCAAGCGGATCTGCCTGGGTCTTCAGCGGCGCGACGCCGAGAAGGTGCTGCACGGACGTGAGTCCGGCATCATCAAGCGGCTGCCGCACGGCGAGTTCGTCGAGATCCACGAGCCGCTGGACGCCGGTGCGCGCTACAAGCTCACCGCGCACGAGCAGTACAAGCCGCTCGACCTCGGTCCCGAGACCGACGAGAACGGTGTCACGCGCAAGATCTCGCGGGCGCAGAAGCTGCGCGCCAAGCTCAGCAAGGGCTACTACGGCGAGGGGAACCAGATCCCCAAGCCGACGGCCGAGGAGTACGAGGAGATCACGAGCGGCCACGGCCATCACTGA
- a CDS encoding Rieske 2Fe-2S domain-containing protein has protein sequence MSSQENSESLPEAQATAHGAVATAGDPFADPGLPAHKPRVQDIDERAAKRSERVVAFLFLLSMIATVGFIASYVIFPVDKIVFIFPFGHVSILNFALGLTLGVALFCIGAGAVHWARTLMSDVEMPAERHEIAAPPEVKAQVLADFKQGAAESGFGRRKLIRNTMFGALAMVPLSGVMLLRDLGTLPEDKLRHTMWSKGKALINMNTNEPLRPEDLLVGSLTFAKPEGLEEDAEDFQTQIAKAALMLVRIKPEDIKDKRELEWSHQGIVAYSKICTHVGCPISLYEQQTHHVLCPCHQSTFDLSDGARVIFGPAGHALPQLRIGVNDEGYLEALGDFEEPVGPAFWERG, from the coding sequence ATGAGTAGCCAAGAGAATTCCGAGAGCCTGCCTGAAGCGCAGGCCACCGCGCACGGCGCGGTAGCGACCGCGGGCGACCCCTTCGCCGACCCGGGACTTCCGGCCCACAAGCCGCGCGTCCAGGACATCGACGAGCGGGCGGCCAAGCGCTCGGAGCGCGTGGTCGCGTTCCTGTTCCTCCTGTCCATGATCGCTACGGTCGGCTTCATCGCCTCGTACGTGATCTTCCCGGTCGACAAGATCGTCTTCATCTTCCCGTTCGGGCATGTCAGCATCCTCAACTTCGCCCTGGGTCTGACCCTCGGCGTGGCGCTGTTCTGCATCGGCGCGGGCGCGGTCCACTGGGCACGCACCCTGATGTCGGACGTCGAGATGCCGGCCGAGCGGCACGAGATCGCGGCACCGCCGGAGGTCAAGGCGCAGGTCCTGGCCGACTTCAAGCAGGGCGCGGCCGAGTCCGGCTTCGGACGGCGCAAGCTGATCCGCAACACCATGTTCGGCGCGCTTGCCATGGTGCCGCTCTCCGGTGTGATGCTCCTGCGCGACCTGGGCACGCTGCCCGAGGACAAGCTGCGGCACACCATGTGGTCCAAGGGCAAGGCCCTGATCAACATGAACACCAACGAGCCGCTGCGTCCCGAGGACCTGCTGGTCGGTTCCCTCACCTTCGCCAAGCCCGAGGGCCTGGAGGAGGACGCGGAGGACTTCCAGACGCAGATCGCCAAGGCCGCCCTGATGCTCGTCCGGATCAAGCCGGAGGACATCAAGGACAAGCGCGAGCTCGAATGGTCGCACCAGGGCATCGTCGCGTACTCGAAGATCTGCACCCACGTGGGCTGCCCGATCTCCCTGTACGAGCAGCAGACGCACCACGTGCTCTGCCCGTGCCACCAGTCCACTTTCGACCTCTCCGACGGCGCCCGCGTCATCTTCGGCCCGGCCGGCCACGCCCTCCCGCAGCTGCGGATCGGCGTGAATGACGAGGGCTACCTCGAAGCGCTCGGCGACTTCGAAGAGCCCGTCGGTCCTGCCTTCTGGGAGCGCGGATGA
- a CDS encoding c-type cytochrome, with amino-acid sequence MKKLSARRRHPLAAVVVLLLALAATGGLYAAFAPAGKAQADETAQSLAIDEGKKLYSVGCASCHGTGGQGTSDGPSLVGVGAAAVDFQVGTGRMPAQQPGAQVPKKKVIYSQSEIDQLAAYVASLGAGPSVPTNSQYNPSGADIAKGGELFRTNCAQCHNFTGEGGALTNGKFAPSLEDVDPKHIYEAMQTGPQNMPSFPDTTMPQKQKQDIIAYLHAVNSDKSASPGGLKLGGLGPVSEGLFGWIFGLGALIAVAIWVAAHTAKAKKS; translated from the coding sequence GTGAAAAAGCTCTCCGCACGACGACGCCATCCGCTGGCGGCGGTCGTCGTCCTACTCCTCGCGCTGGCGGCCACCGGGGGGCTGTACGCCGCGTTCGCGCCCGCGGGCAAGGCTCAGGCTGACGAAACCGCCCAGTCCCTCGCCATCGACGAGGGCAAGAAGCTCTACTCCGTCGGCTGCGCCAGCTGCCACGGGACCGGCGGTCAGGGAACCTCTGACGGCCCCTCCCTGGTCGGCGTCGGCGCCGCCGCCGTGGACTTCCAGGTCGGCACCGGCCGCATGCCGGCGCAGCAGCCCGGCGCGCAGGTGCCGAAGAAGAAGGTCATCTACTCGCAGTCCGAGATCGACCAGCTCGCCGCGTACGTGGCCTCGCTGGGCGCAGGACCGAGCGTGCCGACCAACTCGCAGTACAACCCGAGCGGTGCGGACATCGCCAAGGGTGGCGAGCTGTTCCGCACCAACTGCGCCCAGTGCCACAACTTCACGGGTGAGGGCGGTGCCCTGACGAACGGCAAGTTCGCCCCCAGCCTGGAGGACGTGGACCCCAAGCACATCTACGAGGCCATGCAGACCGGCCCGCAGAACATGCCGTCCTTCCCGGACACGACGATGCCGCAGAAGCAGAAGCAGGACATCATCGCGTACCTGCACGCCGTGAACAGCGACAAGTCCGCCAGCCCCGGTGGTCTCAAGCTCGGCGGGCTCGGCCCGGTCAGCGAGGGTCTGTTCGGCTGGATCTTCGGTCTGGGTGCCCTCATCGCAGTAGCCATCTGGGTCGCGGCCCACACCGCTAAGGCCAAGAAGTCATGA